GGCGCCTAAAACACGCCCCCAAGCGAGTTCGCCAGGAGAAGGGCCGCCTGGACGAGATGAGCGCCGTGGTGCTATTGGAGGACTACCTTGCGGGAAGGCTCTAGGCGCTGGCTTTGGCGGGGGGTGGTGGCCCTGTTCCTCACCTTCGCCCTCCTCCTCTTCTACGCCCTTTGGCTGCTGGGTCCCACGGGGAGGGAGGCCACCGTGCGCATCCCCCGGGGGGCCACCGGGCAGGAGGTGGCGAGGATCCTGGAGGAGGCGGGGCTTTTGCGCTCCGGACACCTCTTTTCCGCCTACCTCCGCTTCTCCGGGCGGGCCAAGAGGCTGGTTCCCGGGGTCTACCGCCTTAAGGGGGAGGGGGCCTTCCGCCTGGCCCGGGCCCTTACGGGAGGAGAGAAGCCCCTTACGGTGACCCTCGCCTTCCCCGAAGGGGAAAGGGCGGTGGACTACGCCAGAAGGCTTTCCCAGGCAGGCCTGGATGGGGATGGTTTCCTAAGGCTCGTCCAGGAGCCTGGCGCCCTGCGCCCCCCCTACGTGGAGGGAAGGACCTTGGAGGGCTACCTCTTCCCGGCCACCTACACCTTTGACCTGTTGGCCACCCCCGAGGAGGTGCTTCGGGCCCTCCTGCGCCGCTTTGAGGCCGAGCTTACCCCTCCGGTAAAGCGCCTTTTGGGGGAGAGGGGGCTTTCCGTTCACGCCTGGGTGACCCTGGCCTCCATCGTCCAGGCGGAGGCGGGGAGCCTCGAGGAGATGCCCAAGATCGCCGGGGTTTTCCTGAACCGGCTGGAACGGGGCATGCCCCTACAGGCGGATCCCACCGTGGCCTACGCCCTAGGCAAGCGGCTACCCGAGCTTTCCCGGAAGGCGGGGGATTTCGCCCACGACTCCCCCTACAACACCTACCGCTATGCCGGGCTTCCCCCGGGGCCCATCGGCAACCCCGGGCGGGCGGCCCTCCTTGCGGTGCTCAACCCCGTACGCACCGACGCCCAGGGGCGGCCTTACCTCTACTTTTTCCACGCTCGAGGGCAGCTTTTCCTAAGCACCGATTTTGAGGCCCATCTTCAGGGCCTAAACCGCTACCGCTACTCCTCCCCGTGACGCAACAGCCTTAGCTGGGCGTAGGCGAAGAAGAGGGTGAGGAGGAGGATGACCACGGTGACGGCGGCAGCGTAGCCCAACCGGAAGTTCTCAAACCCCGATTCGTAAAGGTAGTAGCCCAACACCCGGGTGGCCCCGTAGGGCCCGCCCCGGGTGAGGAGGAAGACCGCCGAGTAGGACTGCAAGGAGAGGATGGTACCCACCACCACCAAAAAGGCCACCGCCGGGCGCATGAGGGGGAGGACCACGTGGCGGAAGGCTTCAAGAGGCCCTGCCCCGTCCACATAGGCCGCCTCCAGAAGGGTTTTGGGGATGGCCTTAAGCCGGGCCGAGGCCACCAGGACCCCATACCCCAGGTGCCGCCAGAGGGTGAAGAGGACCACCATCACCAAAGCCCAAAACCCCTCCCGGTCCCACGGAGGGATAGGCAGGAACTGGGCCAGGGCCCCGTACTCGGGGGTGAAGAGGGTGTACCAGCTCAAGGTGGCCCCGCCCAGGGTCACCAGCCCGGGCAGGAAGAGGAGGCTTTTGGCCAGGCG
This is a stretch of genomic DNA from Thermus caldifontis. It encodes these proteins:
- the mltG gene encoding endolytic transglycosylase MltG, producing MREGSRRWLWRGVVALFLTFALLLFYALWLLGPTGREATVRIPRGATGQEVARILEEAGLLRSGHLFSAYLRFSGRAKRLVPGVYRLKGEGAFRLARALTGGEKPLTVTLAFPEGERAVDYARRLSQAGLDGDGFLRLVQEPGALRPPYVEGRTLEGYLFPATYTFDLLATPEEVLRALLRRFEAELTPPVKRLLGERGLSVHAWVTLASIVQAEAGSLEEMPKIAGVFLNRLERGMPLQADPTVAYALGKRLPELSRKAGDFAHDSPYNTYRYAGLPPGPIGNPGRAALLAVLNPVRTDAQGRPYLYFFHARGQLFLSTDFEAHLQGLNRYRYSSP
- a CDS encoding carbohydrate ABC transporter permease gives rise to the protein MRRLPLVLFSLPALLTLGVFILYPFLDVIRFSTWEWSGLSEPKPVGLKNYQDLLRDPAFFGSLFVTLKFMLLALPLFVGLSLALAVALEGAPYERLAKSLLFLPGLVTLGGATLSWYTLFTPEYGALAQFLPIPPWDREGFWALVMVVLFTLWRHLGYGVLVASARLKAIPKTLLEAAYVDGAGPLEAFRHVVLPLMRPAVAFLVVVGTILSLQSYSAVFLLTRGGPYGATRVLGYYLYESGFENFRLGYAAAVTVVILLLTLFFAYAQLRLLRHGEE